Proteins from one bacterium genomic window:
- a CDS encoding AMP-binding protein: protein MTESACVPDLLAYPTTVAELVDHRGESYPDADFLLGYFDGGLKSVGGREFARRVLAANAHLRGLGVEKGGRVALLSSNKPGWGIAFCGVVQSGAVVVPIDPLLTPSEYGHILRASRARILVAEEKFCLDVDEHRDRYPDLEHVIVLDAWDPALPGRPVPDVEPPATRPSPTDTCSILYTSGTTGKSKAVRLEHRNVVANIKQLYQRVHTGPGDTFVSVLPLFHTFESTCGFLMPLYSGARIIYAASLKSRDIMAAIRDGEGTLILGVPLLYEKLLAGIHDAVKKQPALKRAAFSASLGMVKAGRSVLKADWGRGIFRGLREKAGFGKMRIMMSGASALDPDVARGFHLLGLPLSQGYGLTETSPVDAVDFAGTENLRPASVGPCLWGSEVMVLEPDEEGRGELSFRGPQVMPGYLDNPEADAAVFFEADPPTVKNFSDRLLYAAGPGVDRVPPEHRKYWFRTGDIGWIDAEGYVYIAGRKKNVIVTAAGKNVYPEEIEEKLSRSPFIAECVALGRRNEKTGREDVAVVIVPDYEHFELNAREKGYALDQHKIRETLRREVGRVNEQLAPFKRIKDFQLRDEELPKTSTKKVKRYLMEGEAVPAPPSKGD, encoded by the coding sequence ATGACCGAAAGCGCCTGCGTGCCGGACCTTCTGGCTTATCCCACCACGGTGGCCGAGCTGGTTGACCACCGCGGGGAAAGCTACCCCGACGCGGATTTCCTCCTGGGCTACTTCGACGGCGGGCTTAAATCCGTCGGCGGCCGCGAGTTCGCCCGGCGGGTTCTGGCGGCCAACGCCCACCTGCGGGGGCTCGGCGTGGAGAAGGGCGGGCGCGTGGCCCTTCTCTCCTCCAACAAGCCGGGCTGGGGTATCGCTTTCTGCGGCGTGGTCCAATCGGGCGCCGTGGTCGTGCCCATAGACCCGCTCCTGACCCCCTCGGAGTACGGCCACATCCTGCGCGCCAGCCGGGCCCGGATCCTGGTCGCCGAGGAGAAATTCTGCCTCGACGTGGACGAGCACCGGGACCGCTACCCCGACCTGGAGCACGTCATCGTCCTCGACGCGTGGGACCCGGCGCTTCCGGGCCGGCCGGTCCCCGACGTCGAACCCCCCGCCACCCGGCCTTCGCCGACCGACACCTGCTCCATCCTCTACACCTCCGGCACCACGGGCAAGAGCAAGGCGGTGCGCCTGGAGCACCGCAACGTCGTCGCCAACATCAAGCAGCTCTACCAGCGCGTCCACACCGGCCCCGGGGATACATTCGTCAGCGTGCTGCCGCTCTTTCACACCTTCGAGAGCACGTGCGGCTTCCTGATGCCGCTCTATTCCGGCGCCCGGATCATCTACGCCGCCAGCCTGAAGAGCCGCGACATCATGGCCGCCATCCGCGACGGGGAGGGCACCCTCATTCTCGGGGTGCCACTTCTCTATGAAAAGCTCCTGGCCGGAATCCACGACGCCGTTAAAAAGCAGCCGGCGCTCAAGCGGGCGGCCTTTTCGGCGAGCCTGGGGATGGTGAAGGCCGGGCGGTCGGTGCTCAAGGCCGACTGGGGGCGGGGCATCTTCCGGGGTCTGCGCGAGAAGGCGGGTTTTGGCAAGATGCGGATAATGATGTCCGGCGCCTCCGCCCTGGATCCCGACGTCGCCCGCGGGTTCCACCTCCTGGGGCTCCCGCTCTCCCAGGGCTACGGGCTCACCGAGACCAGCCCCGTGGACGCGGTGGATTTCGCCGGCACGGAGAACCTGCGACCCGCCTCCGTGGGGCCGTGCCTGTGGGGCTCGGAGGTGATGGTCCTGGAGCCGGACGAGGAGGGACGCGGGGAGCTCTCTTTCCGCGGGCCCCAGGTCATGCCCGGCTACCTGGACAACCCCGAGGCCGACGCGGCGGTCTTCTTCGAGGCCGACCCGCCGACGGTGAAAAATTTCAGCGACCGCCTCCTCTACGCCGCCGGGCCGGGGGTGGACCGGGTGCCGCCCGAGCACCGGAAATACTGGTTCCGCACCGGGGACATCGGCTGGATTGACGCCGAGGGATACGTTTACATCGCCGGGCGGAAGAAGAACGTCATCGTCACCGCCGCCGGCAAGAACGTCTACCCGGAGGAAATCGAGGAGAAGCTCTCCCGCAGCCCCTTCATCGCCGAGTGCGTGGCCCTGGGCCGCCGGAACGAGAAGACCGGCCGCGAGGACGTGGCGGTCGTCATCGTGCCCGACTACGAGCACTTCGAGCTCAACGCCCGGGAGAAGGGCTACGCGCTGGACCAGCACAAAATCCGCGAGACCCTGCGCCGCGAGGTGGGGCGCGTCAATGAGCAGCTCGCGCCCTTCAAGCGCATCAAGGACTTTCAGCTCCGCGACGAGGAGCTCCCAAAAACCTCCACGAAGAAGGTCAAACGCTACCTCATGGAGGGCGAGGCGGTCCCGGCGCCGCCGTCCAAGGGGGATTGA
- a CDS encoding universal stress protein, translating to MFKKILIATDGSEYAVHAAEVALDLAKKTGARVLVLSVIDTGILGDFRDESETERARVERDMRLATEGNVEYILKLGAEAGVETTGYVLAGRPNIEIVNLANTEVVDLIVLGRHRRRSIGRIMKSDLAVRLMEDLDCSVLVVV from the coding sequence TTGTTCAAGAAAATCCTCATCGCGACGGACGGCAGCGAGTACGCCGTCCACGCCGCCGAGGTCGCCCTCGACCTGGCGAAGAAGACAGGCGCCCGAGTCCTCGTGCTCTCGGTGATAGACACGGGCATTCTGGGCGATTTCAGAGACGAGTCGGAGACGGAACGCGCGAGGGTGGAGCGGGACATGCGCCTGGCCACCGAGGGGAACGTGGAGTACATCCTCAAGCTCGGGGCGGAGGCCGGCGTGGAGACGACGGGTTACGTCCTCGCCGGCAGGCCCAACATCGAGATAGTCAACCTGGCCAACACCGAGGTGGTGGACCTCATCGTCCTCGGCAGACACCGGCGGCGGAGCATCGGCCGCATCATGAAGAGCGACCTGGCTGTCCGGCTCATGGAGGACCTTGACTGCTCGGTACTGGTGGTGGTCTGA
- a CDS encoding protein-L-isoaspartate(D-aspartate) O-methyltransferase, whose product MERRNSLAAARGRMVERQLRVRDIRNERVLAAMGEVPRELFVPKSEAWAAYEDRPLSIGHGQTISQPYIVALMTQLVEPGPGKRILEIGTGSGYQAAILAECGAEVFSVEVVPQLHRWARVNLETAGYADAVHQRLGNGYSGWPEEAPFDAALLTCSPLELPEAIGAQVAPGGSIVAPIGGYPFQDLVLFKVTGKGLSERRITGVLFVPMVDADPNT is encoded by the coding sequence GTGGAGCGCCGGAACTCCCTCGCCGCCGCGCGGGGCCGCATGGTCGAGCGGCAGCTCCGCGTCCGGGACATTCGGAACGAGCGGGTTCTCGCCGCGATGGGCGAGGTGCCCCGGGAGCTCTTCGTCCCGAAATCGGAGGCCTGGGCGGCTTACGAAGACCGCCCCCTTAGCATCGGCCACGGCCAGACCATCAGCCAGCCCTACATCGTGGCGCTGATGACCCAGCTCGTGGAGCCGGGGCCGGGGAAGCGGATCCTGGAGATTGGCACCGGTTCCGGCTATCAGGCGGCCATTCTGGCGGAGTGCGGGGCGGAGGTGTTCTCCGTCGAGGTCGTACCCCAGCTTCACCGCTGGGCCCGGGTGAACCTGGAGACCGCCGGGTATGCCGACGCGGTTCACCAGAGGCTGGGAAACGGTTATTCAGGCTGGCCCGAGGAGGCGCCCTTCGACGCGGCCCTTCTGACCTGCTCCCCCCTGGAACTGCCCGAGGCCATCGGCGCTCAGGTCGCCCCGGGCGGGAGCATCGTGGCGCCCATCGGCGGCTACCCCTTCCAGGACCTCGTCCTTTTCAAGGTCACCGGGAAGGGGCTGTCCGAACGCCGGATAACGGGCGTCCTCTTCGTGCCCATGGTGGATGCCGACCCGAACACTTAA
- a CDS encoding isochorismatase family protein has protein sequence MKEAYFTPKNIAERAAALLRAADDYRREPPLKLPADETALLILDMQRYFLDESSHAFIHGAPAIIPQINALAAAFKNVVLTRHANTRENAGAMGRWWRDLIEDGDPMGELDPRLNARGQIIVKTQYDAFYGTDLEKILRGRGVRGVVVSGVMTHLCCETTARSAFVRGFDIYLPVDATATYTEELHRASLLTLSHGFAVPLLTGDLLRLLGVDS, from the coding sequence ATGAAGGAAGCGTACTTCACTCCGAAAAATATCGCCGAGAGGGCCGCCGCCCTCCTCCGGGCCGCCGACGACTACCGGCGGGAGCCGCCCCTAAAACTTCCGGCCGACGAGACCGCCCTTTTAATCCTCGACATGCAGCGTTATTTCCTCGATGAGAGCTCCCACGCCTTCATCCACGGCGCCCCGGCCATTATTCCGCAAATAAACGCCCTGGCCGCCGCCTTCAAGAACGTCGTCCTCACCCGGCACGCCAACACGCGGGAAAACGCGGGCGCGATGGGCCGTTGGTGGCGGGACCTCATCGAGGACGGCGACCCCATGGGCGAGCTGGACCCCCGGCTGAACGCGCGGGGACAAATCATTGTAAAAACCCAGTACGACGCCTTTTACGGGACGGACCTCGAAAAAATCCTCCGGGGGCGGGGCGTGCGCGGTGTCGTCGTTTCCGGGGTGATGACCCACCTGTGCTGCGAGACGACCGCCCGCTCGGCCTTCGTGAGGGGCTTCGACATCTACCTCCCCGTGGACGCCACCGCCACTTACACCGAGGAGCTCCACCGCGCCAGCCTCCTGACGCTGTCCCACGGCTTCGCGGTTCCGCTCTTGACGGGGGACCTCCTTCGACTACTGGGGGTGGATTCGTGA
- a CDS encoding NAD(P)/FAD-dependent oxidoreductase, protein MKTARAAVVGCGPAGIAAAIQLARHGVEFLLFERERPGGLLWNAHRVENYPGFPGGIAGPDLVKLFLRQLGEGGIFPISEEVMGVERRPGGFRLQTTGGGYEAEHVVLATGTRPKPWDGPPVPPECADRVHTEVYPLRGLAGRKVLIIGAGDAAFDYALSLAESNDVTILNRGPRTRCLPLLERRASREPRISYRAQTSPVRLTFADGHLLVKCTAGGATVDLEADHLLLAVGREPDLGLLTPDLSDGNGRPAAGLHVIGDAAGGRCRQAAIAVGDGVRAAMTIANDLDESR, encoded by the coding sequence GTGAAAACCGCCCGCGCGGCCGTGGTGGGGTGCGGCCCGGCGGGCATCGCCGCCGCGATTCAACTGGCCCGGCACGGCGTCGAATTCCTCCTCTTCGAACGGGAGCGCCCGGGTGGCCTCCTTTGGAACGCCCATCGGGTGGAGAATTATCCAGGCTTCCCCGGTGGAATTGCCGGCCCGGACCTCGTAAAACTCTTCCTGCGCCAACTCGGGGAGGGCGGAATATTCCCCATTTCCGAGGAGGTCATGGGGGTGGAGAGGCGCCCCGGCGGTTTTCGTCTTCAAACGACCGGCGGCGGGTACGAGGCGGAGCACGTGGTGCTGGCGACCGGCACCCGCCCCAAGCCCTGGGACGGTCCCCCGGTCCCGCCGGAGTGCGCCGACCGGGTCCACACCGAGGTTTATCCCCTCCGCGGTCTCGCCGGGCGGAAGGTTCTGATAATCGGCGCGGGCGACGCCGCCTTCGATTACGCCCTGAGCCTGGCCGAGTCCAACGACGTGACGATTCTGAACCGGGGCCCGCGGACCCGCTGCCTCCCGCTACTGGAACGCCGGGCGTCCCGGGAGCCCCGGATAAGCTACCGCGCCCAAACCTCCCCAGTAAGGCTCACCTTCGCCGACGGCCACCTTCTGGTAAAATGCACCGCGGGGGGCGCGACGGTGGACCTCGAGGCCGACCACCTCCTCCTGGCCGTCGGTCGGGAGCCCGACTTGGGTCTCCTCACCCCGGACCTCTCCGATGGGAACGGGCGGCCGGCCGCGGGGCTGCACGTCATCGGAGACGCGGCGGGGGGAAGGTGCCGCCAGGCGGCCATCGCCGTGGGGGACGGCGTCCGAGCGGCCATGACAATCGCCAACGATTTGGACGAATCGCGATGA
- a CDS encoding radical SAM protein, whose amino-acid sequence MRIIAASGSDEVARVFLADLGSGRLVEFVESVQPPLPREDKWVLLVSTLLGCPVGCPMCDAGGDYRGTLTADEIFSQIDFLVRRRYPDGRIPAKKFKVQFARLGEPALNPAVLDVLRGLPGRYEAPGLLPSISTVAPRGTEEFFEKTAGIKDVLFANGRFQLQFSIHTTDAALRDQLIPVKKWGFRDIARYTEAFHREGDRRVTLNFALGRDAPVDPAVMLDHFDPELFLLKFTPLNPTYGARRHGLASYIEPDEPGKRYEILDRLAEAGYRVLLSIGEREEDRIGSNCGQLLRRHLDAREKLDDGYTYPLQRI is encoded by the coding sequence ATGAGGATAATCGCCGCCAGCGGATCGGACGAGGTGGCCCGGGTCTTTCTGGCGGACCTGGGCTCAGGCCGGCTCGTCGAATTCGTGGAGTCGGTCCAGCCGCCGCTGCCCCGCGAGGATAAGTGGGTCCTCCTGGTCTCCACCCTCCTGGGCTGCCCGGTGGGCTGCCCGATGTGCGACGCCGGGGGCGACTACCGGGGCACTTTGACCGCCGACGAGATTTTCTCCCAGATTGATTTCCTGGTCCGCCGCCGCTACCCCGACGGGCGGATCCCGGCGAAGAAATTCAAGGTCCAGTTCGCCCGCCTGGGCGAGCCGGCGCTCAACCCGGCCGTCCTCGACGTGCTGCGCGGGCTGCCGGGCCGGTACGAGGCGCCGGGGCTCCTGCCCTCGATCTCCACCGTGGCCCCGCGCGGGACGGAGGAATTTTTCGAAAAAACCGCCGGGATAAAGGACGTCCTCTTCGCCAACGGCCGCTTCCAGCTCCAGTTCTCCATCCACACCACCGACGCGGCGCTGCGCGACCAGCTGATCCCCGTAAAGAAGTGGGGCTTTCGGGACATCGCCCGGTACACGGAAGCATTTCACCGGGAGGGCGACCGCCGCGTGACCCTCAACTTCGCCCTCGGCCGGGATGCGCCGGTGGACCCCGCGGTGATGCTGGACCACTTCGATCCGGAGCTTTTCCTGTTAAAGTTCACCCCGCTCAACCCGACCTACGGCGCGCGGCGGCACGGCCTCGCCTCCTACATCGAGCCGGACGAGCCGGGGAAGCGGTACGAGATCCTCGACCGCCTCGCCGAGGCCGGCTACCGGGTGCTCCTGAGCATCGGAGAGCGGGAGGAGGACCGCATCGGCTCGAACTGCGGCCAGCTCCTCCGGCGCCACCTCGACGCCCGCGAGAAGCTGGACGACGGCTACACCTACCCCCTCCAAAGGATTTAA
- the ispH gene encoding 4-hydroxy-3-methylbut-2-enyl diphosphate reductase, translating into MEVILAQAAGFCYGVKRACQVAFEAAQTHTGGVSSLGPIIHNPQMVSRLAEAGLRVIEDLDAARVGAVLIRSHGVPPEVLEKLRDRGFEVVDATCPLVQRAQKLAKGLAAEGYRVVVVGEPEHPEVRALVAWADSGLREGAEGAVVVQSAADVARLKRAQRIGAVAQTTQIEEEYVRLVGELLKRTDELKAHNTICDATAQRQAAMLALLDKVDGMVVIGGRNSANTTRLFERCREKGGKAWHIETAEELDPAWFAGMSRVGVTAGASTPDWIIEEVVERLRSF; encoded by the coding sequence GTGGAGGTCATCCTCGCCCAGGCCGCCGGATTCTGCTACGGGGTGAAGCGCGCCTGCCAGGTGGCCTTCGAGGCCGCGCAGACCCACACCGGGGGCGTGTCCAGCCTGGGTCCGATAATCCACAACCCGCAGATGGTGTCCCGGCTGGCCGAGGCAGGGCTCAGGGTCATCGAGGACCTCGACGCCGCCCGCGTCGGGGCGGTGCTCATCCGCAGCCACGGCGTCCCGCCGGAGGTTCTGGAGAAACTGCGGGACCGGGGGTTCGAGGTCGTGGACGCCACCTGCCCCCTGGTCCAACGGGCGCAGAAGCTGGCCAAAGGACTCGCCGCCGAGGGATACCGGGTGGTCGTCGTCGGCGAGCCGGAACACCCCGAGGTCCGGGCGCTGGTCGCCTGGGCCGACTCGGGCCTGCGCGAGGGCGCCGAGGGGGCCGTGGTGGTCCAATCCGCCGCCGACGTGGCCCGACTGAAGCGCGCCCAGCGCATCGGCGCCGTGGCCCAGACGACGCAGATCGAGGAGGAGTACGTCCGGCTCGTGGGCGAGCTGCTGAAGAGAACCGACGAGCTGAAGGCCCACAACACCATCTGCGACGCCACCGCTCAACGCCAGGCCGCCATGCTCGCGCTCTTAGATAAGGTGGACGGCATGGTCGTCATCGGCGGGCGCAACTCGGCCAACACCACCCGTCTCTTCGAGCGCTGCCGCGAAAAGGGAGGCAAGGCGTGGCACATCGAGACGGCGGAAGAGCTCGACCCCGCGTGGTTCGCCGGGATGTCGCGGGTCGGGGTCACCGCCGGCGCCAGCACCCCGGATTGGATAATCGAGGAGGTCGTCGAGCGCCTGCGGAGTTTCTAA
- a CDS encoding T9SS type A sorting domain-containing protein: MKPSLIALILVTAALGQYIDDFPWSDPIYIIDSPHGELDPVAKYTPSDEMFVVWFSGWPTVYYDVSYAQVAEDGTLTIPPTRIFEDGIDDRSPTVAIDSQGHAHIFWRRNTTGLSDIWYAQIDTANGSCLVNPKLLITMPAEPENLYMYAVPDNGNNIHLLYCISEWDGLKWWESPQHAKIAPDGTLLGYNHRIAEDSGYELIATWGEGIAVDSDGNVHVVYTFDRSRLNGMEDYSVVYRKIDGDDGTPLTPMKDLGYPGKNGVQAYEPSDYMPAICVDSQDHVHIAWVHDEDYVAYVAYIILDKDGDTVRDRRIVYSDEDVGFGQKNFFVSNNGRIILFANYVNGIGVLEFNEEGDLLRDPVLLTDVMIGHTLQGPFGCVGDSGHYRVVGEYPETSDDIDVLYVYQTEDWAADDPVLSADSASDGILLSWREEGELVGSTWFTLYTPYPCPATDRVTLSYYLPEGTKNVELSLYDLSGRLVASYVSIPTAPGRHEIAYDTSVLPAGVYLVRLSTDTGALTRRVVIAR; the protein is encoded by the coding sequence TGCAGCTCTGGGACAGTACATTGATGACTTCCCTTGGTCAGACCCTATTTACATCATTGACAGTCCCCACGGCGAACTTGATCCAGTTGCTAAATACACTCCAAGCGACGAGATGTTTGTTGTCTGGTTCAGCGGTTGGCCCACTGTCTACTATGATGTGAGTTACGCTCAAGTTGCAGAAGATGGAACTCTAACCATTCCACCCACACGCATCTTCGAAGATGGCATTGATGATAGATCGCCTACCGTAGCGATAGATTCTCAAGGCCATGCCCACATTTTCTGGAGAAGAAACACAACAGGTTTATCCGATATTTGGTACGCACAGATTGACACTGCTAACGGATCCTGTTTGGTTAATCCGAAGCTCCTCATCACTATGCCGGCAGAGCCGGAAAACCTTTACATGTACGCCGTCCCTGACAATGGAAACAATATCCATCTCTTGTACTGCATTAGCGAGTGGGATGGTTTAAAATGGTGGGAGTCACCGCAACACGCCAAGATTGCTCCAGATGGAACGTTGTTAGGCTACAACCACCGCATCGCGGAGGACTCGGGATACGAACTCATTGCCACCTGGGGTGAAGGGATTGCCGTTGATTCGGACGGGAATGTGCACGTCGTCTACACCTTTGATAGGAGCCGTCTCAACGGTATGGAGGACTATTCCGTAGTTTACAGAAAGATTGATGGTGATGACGGTACTCCTCTCACACCTATGAAAGACCTTGGTTATCCTGGGAAGAATGGGGTACAAGCTTACGAGCCATCCGATTATATGCCTGCAATTTGCGTGGATTCTCAAGACCACGTTCACATTGCTTGGGTCCATGATGAAGACTACGTAGCTTATGTGGCATACATTATCCTTGATAAGGATGGGGATACGGTACGTGACCGCCGCATCGTGTATTCAGACGAAGATGTCGGTTTCGGACAGAAGAACTTCTTTGTATCGAACAACGGTCGCATTATTCTTTTTGCCAATTATGTGAATGGAATAGGTGTCTTAGAATTCAACGAAGAGGGTGATCTGTTAAGGGATCCGGTTCTATTAACCGACGTAATGATTGGGCACACGCTACAGGGACCATTTGGTTGTGTGGGAGATTCCGGACATTATCGCGTGGTTGGAGAATATCCTGAAACATCGGATGATATAGATGTACTTTATGTATATCAAACGGAGGATTGGGCCGCCGATGATCCTGTTCTAAGCGCTGATTCAGCGAGTGACGGCATCCTCCTCTCCTGGCGGGAGGAGGGAGAGCTGGTCGGCTCCACGTGGTTCACCCTCTACACCCCGTACCCCTGCCCGGCGACGGACCGGGTGACCCTCAGCTACTACCTCCCGGAGGGCACCAAAAACGTAGAGCTCTCGCTCTACGACCTCTCAGGCCGGCTCGTAGCGTCCTACGTGAGCATCCCCACCGCCCCAGGCCGCCACGAAATAGCCTACGACACCTCGGTGCTGCCAGCCGGCGTGTACCTCGTCCGCCTTTCCACCGATACCGGCGCCCTAACCCGGCGGGTGGTGATTGCGCGGTAG